One window from the genome of Deinococcus reticulitermitis encodes:
- a CDS encoding Uma2 family endonuclease, with protein sequence MTDPAPQAMSVAEYLRRERDGDLKHEYVGGFVYPLHAQAGSTGTHARICLNIAVALYPHAEAQGCHLYQEGVQLHIPRSNSFFYPDVMLVCDVDAPSEYYETLPCLLVEVLSPTTASNGRRDKDRAYTDLPSLQTCLIVSQTERYVVAYERGEGGEWQMRELRGQGEVLVPCLGESLTLDQIYGRLVTE encoded by the coding sequence ATGACCGACCCCGCTCCCCAAGCCATGTCGGTGGCCGAGTACCTCCGGCGCGAGCGCGACGGCGACCTCAAGCACGAGTACGTCGGCGGTTTCGTGTATCCGCTGCACGCCCAAGCGGGGTCAACCGGGACGCACGCGCGGATTTGCCTGAATATCGCCGTGGCGCTGTACCCCCACGCCGAAGCCCAGGGCTGCCACCTGTATCAGGAAGGGGTCCAGCTTCATATCCCGCGCAGCAACAGCTTTTTTTACCCGGATGTGATGCTGGTCTGCGACGTGGACGCGCCCAGCGAGTATTACGAGACGTTGCCCTGCCTGCTCGTCGAAGTGCTCTCGCCCACGACGGCCTCCAACGGCCGCCGCGACAAGGACCGCGCCTACACGGACCTGCCTTCCCTCCAGACCTGCCTGATCGTCTCGCAGACCGAGCGCTACGTGGTGGCCTATGAACGCGGCGAGGGGGGCGAGTGGCAGATGCGCGAACTCCGTGGTCAGGGCGAGGTGCTCGTGCCGTGCCTGGGCGAATCTCTCACGCTGGACCAGATTTACGGCAGGCTGGTGACGGAGTGA